A stretch of Henckelia pumila isolate YLH828 chromosome 4, ASM3356847v2, whole genome shotgun sequence DNA encodes these proteins:
- the LOC140865673 gene encoding WAT1-related protein At5g64700-like has protein sequence MLKSKRKSAPPLSFSLTIKIFLLSLIGITMSLNIVGVALKYTSASLGAASSNTHPVITFFLVVLLRMENIKLRTIGGIMKFGGLSLCIAGVATIAFFKGPLLKLLVHHHLISSRIHEMRRGEDPAADTWIKGVFLMMLSNVTWALWLLLQYGDTN, from the exons ATGCTGAAAAGCAAAAG GAAAAGTGCTCCACCTCTATCTTTTTCCCTGACGATCAAGATATTCCTACTTTCACTGATTGG GATCACGATGAGCTTAAACATTGTTGGTGTAGCTTTGAAATATACATCCGCATCTTTGGGAGCTGCTTCTTCAAATACTCATCCTGTTATTACTTTCTTTCTTGTTGTTCTATTAAG GATGGAAAACATAAAACTAAGGACAATTGGTGGGATAATGAAATTTGGAGGACTAAGTCTATGCATTGCCGGAGTAGCGACTATTGCTTTCTTCAAAGGGCCTCTCTTGAAACTACTGGTGCACCATCACTTGATCAGTAGTCGCATTCATGAAATGCGACGAGGCGAAGATCCTGCCGCTGATACTTGGATTAAAGGTGTCTTCCTCATGATGCTTTCCAATGTAACCTGGGCATTATGGCTGTTATTACAG tatggagatacaaattaa